The Streptomonospora litoralis genome window below encodes:
- a CDS encoding sec-independent translocase, producing the protein MFNIGWGEFVALALLALLIFGPDQLPKAAAQVGRVLRQLRNMADSAKTDIQQGLGPEFKDFDVQDLNPRRFVQKHFWDDEDEADSDSRRPAAQLNGKRPPFDSEAT; encoded by the coding sequence TTGTTCAACATCGGGTGGGGCGAGTTCGTCGCCCTTGCTCTGCTCGCACTGCTGATCTTCGGTCCCGACCAGCTGCCCAAGGCGGCGGCCCAGGTCGGCCGGGTACTGCGGCAGCTGCGGAACATGGCCGACAGCGCGAAGACCGACATCCAGCAGGGCTTGGGACCGGAGTTCAAGGACTTCGACGTGCAGGATCTCAACCCGCGGCGGTTCGTGCAGAAGCACTTCTGGGATGACGAGGACGAGGCCGACTCCGACAGCCGCCGGCCGGCGGCCCAGTTGAACGGCAAGCGCCCGCCCTTCGACAGCGAGGCCACCTGA